The Candidatus Thermoplasmatota archaeon genomic interval TTGACGTCCCTTGCTGGCACGGGCTTCACGAGCGAAGTCACACCCCATCACCTGTTCCTCAATGTGAACTGCGACCTGGGCGCCTTTGCGAAGGTGAATCCCCCGCTCAGGCACAAGCATGACCAGAACGCGCTGTGGCAGGCCTTCACCGATGGAGGGATAGACGTCGTGTCATCCGACCACGCGCCCCACACCGTGGATGAGAAGGAGGCGGGCTTCGATTCCGCGCCCGCCGGAATGCCAGGGGTGGAGACCACGATCCCTCTTCTGTTGGAGAGGGTCAGGCTGGGGAGCCTGCCTCTTGAGAGGTTCGTCAACGTCGTATGCGAGAGGCCCGCCGAGATGCTCTCCCTGAAGAAGGGGAGGATCGAGGTGGGATACGATGCCGACATGATAGCCGTCGACCTCAAGCGCCCGCGAAGGATCAGGGCGGACGACCTGCACTCCAAGTGTGGCTGGACGCCCTTCGAGGGCATGAGCGGCGTCTTCCCGCAGGCGACCATCTTCCGGGGCGAGCAGATCGTGCGAGACGGGGCTGTGATAGGCAAGCCGTCCGGAAGATACGTGGGAGCAAAGCATTAACTACGGATTACGATTCATAGTGACAGCCATATGTCCTCGTTCGTAGCAGAGATTGTGGGTTTCGTGAGGGACCTCGTTCTTGTTCTGGGTTACCCGGGAATCTTCTTGGCGATGTTCGTGGAGGGGATAATCACGCCCATTCCCAGCGAGGCGATCCTTCCATTGGCAGGCTCCTTGGCCTATGAGGGCAGGTTCGAGGTCTGGGCGGTCATAGTCGTTGCGACTGTCGGTGCAACGTTGGGCTCCACGGTCGCGTACTTCATCGGAGACTACTTCGGCCGGGGCTTCGTGCACAGGTTCGGGAAGTACTTCAGGCTGACCGAAGAGCACCTCGAGCGGACCGAGCGGTGGTTCGAGAAGTACGGCAGGGCCTCCATCTTCATCGGGCACTGCCTACCGGGGACGAGGTCGTTCATCTCCTTCCCCGCCGGAATCGCGAAGATGGACCTGCGCAACTTCGTGATCTCGACGTTCTTTGGAGCCCTTGTATGGAACACCGTGCTGACGCTCACGGGCTACTTCCTCAGCAGCCAGCTGGACACCCTGGAAGGGTTCTTCGAGTATCTGGACATCATCGCGCTGATTGCAGTTCTGTCGGTCATAATCGTCTACTTCATCTGGACAAGGAAGCGCCCCGCTCAGGTGTAGTAGTACTCGCCCGCCGCCTTCTGCTCGCGGTCCAGGCGGGAGTCGGGGTTATTGATCCGGGGTCTGTTCGTCTCGTTGTCCCGCCTGAACGTGATCGAGACCTCCTTGAGGAACTTGTTCATGCCCTCGCGCATCCCGAACGGCCCCTCGCCGATCCCCTTCTTGGAGGGTTCGCCGTGGAAGACCATGAGCGCGTCGGAGACGAGGTCGATGAAGTAGATGTCGTGGTCCACGATCATCCCGCTCATTCCCTTGCTCTCCATCGCCCTCCTTATGGCCCTGGCGGCCTCCATCCTCTGGTTCGAGTCGAGGTATGCAGATGGCTCGTCGATGAGGTAGATGTCCGCTTCCCTTGCGAGGCACAGGCCGATAGCGACGCCCTGGAGTTCCCCTCCAGAGAGCGTCGGGATAGACCGTTCCATGAGCGATTCCAGATTCAGCGGCCCTGCGATTTCGGTCGTGAAGTGGCTCGTCTCGAACTCCTCTCCCGCCTCATTGAGGAAGGCCTCGCGGACGGTGCCCTTGAACTTCGGCTCGATGTACTGGGGCTTATAACTCACCTTGAGGTCTGCCTCGACGTTGCCCTTCGTGGGGTTCAGAACTCCCGCCAGCATCTTCACGAACGTGGTCTTGCCCGTGGCGTTTGGTCCGACGACCCCGACAACCTCTCCCTGTCGGATGACGCCCTCGCTCGTCTTGAGCGTGAACCCCTTGAACCTCTTGTAGAGCGGCTCGAACTGAACCAGCGGCTGCCCGCCCCACTCCTTCCTGGGTGCGTGGGCCTCGAACCTGATCTCCCTCTCCCGGAACCTTATGTTCTCCTCCTTCAGGAAGCCTTGGAGATAGGTGTTGATGGCGGCGCGAACGCCCCGCGGCTGCGCGACGACGCCGAATGCCCCCTTCTCGCCGAACATCAGGTGGACACTGTCGGCAAGGAAGTCCAGTACGGCGAGGTCGTGCTCTATGACGACGACCTGCTTCGTCTGCGACAGGGCCTGAATGGACTCCGCGACCTTAAGTCTCTGATGTATGTCCAAGTAGGAGGACGGCTCGTCGAAGAAGTAGATGTCGGCGTCCTTGAGGAAGGTTGCCGCTATGGCCACGCGCTGAAGCTCCCCGCCGGAGAGTTTGG includes:
- a CDS encoding DedA family protein produces the protein MSSFVAEIVGFVRDLVLVLGYPGIFLAMFVEGIITPIPSEAILPLAGSLAYEGRFEVWAVIVVATVGATLGSTVAYFIGDYFGRGFVHRFGKYFRLTEEHLERTERWFEKYGRASIFIGHCLPGTRSFISFPAGIAKMDLRNFVISTFFGALVWNTVLTLTGYFLSSQLDTLEGFFEYLDIIALIAVLSVIIVYFIWTRKRPAQV
- a CDS encoding ribosome biogenesis/translation initiation ATPase RLI yields the protein MRIAVLLRDRCQPRRCNVECMSYCPPVRTGTETIVMGEEGRPVISEELCVGCGICIHKCPFDAIRIVGLPKELSKEIVHQYGVNGFRLYRLPTPHQGEVMGMLGPNGIGKTTVISILSGETVPNMGNLRRKPSWELALETYAGTEMHNYLSRIAGEDLRTSFKPQYVDKLTGVHKGKAGELLERVDESGNLEDVSSEFGISHTIDRDLSKLSGGELQRVAIAATFLKDADIYFFDEPSSYLDIHQRLKVAESIQALSQTKQVVVIEHDLAVLDFLADSVHLMFGEKGAFGVVAQPRGVRAAINTYLQGFLKEENIRFREREIRFEAHAPRKEWGGQPLVQFEPLYKRFKGFTLKTSEGVIRQGEVVGVVGPNATGKTTFVKMLAGVLNPTKGNVEADLKVSYKPQYIEPKFKGTVREAFLNEAGEEFETSHFTTEIAGPLNLESLMERSIPTLSGGELQGVAIGLCLAREADIYLIDEPSAYLDSNQRMEAARAIRRAMESKGMSGMIVDHDIYFIDLVSDALMVFHGEPSKKGIGEGPFGMREGMNKFLKEVSITFRRDNETNRPRINNPDSRLDREQKAAGEYYYT